From a region of the Pongo abelii isolate AG06213 chromosome 9, NHGRI_mPonAbe1-v2.0_pri, whole genome shotgun sequence genome:
- the CCDC85B gene encoding coiled-coil domain-containing protein 85B, with product MEAEAGGLEELTDEEMAALGKEELVRRLRREEAARLAALVQRGRLMQEVNRQLQGHLGEIRELKQLNRRLQAENRELRDLCCFLDSERQRGRRAARQWQLFGTQASRAVREDLGGCWQKLAELEGRQEELLRENLALKELCLALGEEWGPRGGPGGAGGSGAGPAPELALPPCGPRDLGDGSSSTGSVGSPDQLPLACSPDD from the coding sequence atggaggccgaggcaggcggccTGGAGGAGCTGACGGACGAGGAGATGGCGGCGCTGGGCAAGGAAGAGCTAGTGCGGCGCCTGCGGCGGGAGGAGGCGGCGCGCCTGGCGGCACTGGTGCAGCGCGGCCGCCTCATGCAGGAGGTGAATCGGCAGCTGCAGGGCCACCTGGGCGAGATCCGCGAGCTCAAGCAGCTCAACCGGCGTCTGCAGGCAGAGAACCGTGAGCTGCGCGACCTCTGCTGCTTCCTGGACTCGGAGCGCCAGCGCGGGCGGCGCGCCGCGCGCCAGTGGCAGCTCTTCGGGACCCAAGCATCCCGGGCCGTGCGCGAGGACCTGGGCGGCTGTTGGCAGAAGCTGGCCGAGCTGGAGGGCCGCCAGGAGGAGCTGCTGCGGGAGAACCTGGCGCTTAAGGAGCTCTGTCTGGCGCTGGGCGAAGAATGGGGCCCCCGCGGCGGCCCCGGCGGCGCGGGGGGCTCAGGAGCCGGGCCAGCACCCGAGCTTGCCTTGCCCCCGTGCGGGCCCCGCGACCTAGGTGATGGAAGCTCCAGCACTGGCAGCGTGGGCAGTCCGGATCAGTTGCCTCTGGCCTGTTCCCCCGATGACTGA
- the FIBP gene encoding acidic fibroblast growth factor intracellular-binding protein isoform X2: protein MTSELDIFVGNTTLIDEDVYRLWLDGYSVTDAVALRVRSGILEQTGATAAVLQSDTMDHYRTFHMLERLLHAPPKLLHQLIFQIPPSRQALLIERYYAFDEAFVREVLGKKLSKGTKKDLDDISTKTGITLKSCRRQFDNFKRVFKVVEEMRGSLVDNIQQHFLLSDRLARDYAAIVFFANNRFETGKKKLQYLSFGDFAFCAELMIQNWTLGAVDSQMDDMDMDLDKEFLQDLKELKVLVADKDLLDLHKSLVCTALRGKLGVFSEMEANFKNLSRGLVNVAAKLTHNKDVRDLFVDLVEKFVEPCRSDHWPLSDVRFFLNQYSVSVHSLDGFRHQALWDRYMGTLRGCLLRLYHD, encoded by the exons ATGACCAGCGAGCTGGACATCTTCGTGGGGAACACGACACTTATCGACGAGGACGTGTATCGCCTCTGGCTCGATGGTTACTCGG TGACCGACGCGGTGGCCCTGCGGGTGCGCTCGGGAATCCTGGAGCAGACGGGCGCCACGGCAGCGGTGCTGCAGAGCGACACCATGGACCATTACCGCACCTTCCACATGCTCGAGCGGCTGCTGCACGCGCCGCCCAAGCTACTGCACCAGCTCATCTTCCAGATTCCGCCCTCCCGGCAGGCACTACTCATCGAGAG GTACTATGCCTTTGATGAGGCCTTTGTTCGGGAGGTGCTGGGCAAGAAGCTGTCCAAAGGCACCAAGAAAGACCTGGATGACATCAGCACCAAAACAGGCATCACCCTCAAGAGCTGCCGGAGACAG TTTGACAACTTTAAGCGGGTCTTCAAGGTGGTAGAGGAAATGCGGGGCTCCCTGGTGGACAATATTCAGCAACACTTCCTCCTCTCTGACCGGTTGGCCAG GGACTATGCAGCCATCGTCTTCTTTGCTAACAACCGCTTtgagacagggaagaaaaaaCTGCAGTATCTGAGCTTCGGTGACTTTGCCTTCTGCGCTGAGCTCATGATCCAAAACTGGACCCTTGGAGCCGTCG ACTCACAGATGGATGACATGGACATGGACTTAGACAAGGAATTTCTCCAGGACTTGAAGGAGCTCAAGGTGCTAGTGGCTGACAAGGACCTTCTGGACCTGCACAAGAG CCTGGTGTGCACTGCTCTCCGGGGAAAGCTGGGCGTCTTCTCTGAGATGGAAGCCAACTTCAAG AACCTGTCCCGGGGGCTGGTGAACGTGGCCGCCAAGCTGACCCACAATAAAGATGTCAGAGACCTGTTTGTGGACCTCGTGGAGAAG TTTGTGGAACCCTGCCGCTCCGACCACTGGCCACTCAGCGACGTGCGGTTCTTCCTGAATCAGTATTCAGTGTCTGTCCACTCCCTCGATGGCTTCCG ACACCAGGCCCTCTGGGACCGCTACATGGGCACCCTCCGTGGCTGCCTCCTGCGCCTGTATCATGACTGA
- the FIBP gene encoding acidic fibroblast growth factor intracellular-binding protein isoform X1, with translation MTSELDIFVGNTTLIDEDVYRLWLDGYSVTDAVALRVRSGILEQTGATAAVLQSDTMDHYRTFHMLERLLHAPPKLLHQLIFQIPPSRQALLIERYYAFDEAFVREVLGKKLSKGTKKDLDDISTKTGITLKSCRRQFDNFKRVFKVVEEMRGSLVDNIQQHFLLSDRLARDYAAIVFFANNRFETGKKKLQYLSFGDFAFCAELMIQNWTLGAVGEAPTDPDSQMDDMDMDLDKEFLQDLKELKVLVADKDLLDLHKSLVCTALRGKLGVFSEMEANFKNLSRGLVNVAAKLTHNKDVRDLFVDLVEKFVEPCRSDHWPLSDVRFFLNQYSVSVHSLDGFRHQALWDRYMGTLRGCLLRLYHD, from the exons ATGACCAGCGAGCTGGACATCTTCGTGGGGAACACGACACTTATCGACGAGGACGTGTATCGCCTCTGGCTCGATGGTTACTCGG TGACCGACGCGGTGGCCCTGCGGGTGCGCTCGGGAATCCTGGAGCAGACGGGCGCCACGGCAGCGGTGCTGCAGAGCGACACCATGGACCATTACCGCACCTTCCACATGCTCGAGCGGCTGCTGCACGCGCCGCCCAAGCTACTGCACCAGCTCATCTTCCAGATTCCGCCCTCCCGGCAGGCACTACTCATCGAGAG GTACTATGCCTTTGATGAGGCCTTTGTTCGGGAGGTGCTGGGCAAGAAGCTGTCCAAAGGCACCAAGAAAGACCTGGATGACATCAGCACCAAAACAGGCATCACCCTCAAGAGCTGCCGGAGACAG TTTGACAACTTTAAGCGGGTCTTCAAGGTGGTAGAGGAAATGCGGGGCTCCCTGGTGGACAATATTCAGCAACACTTCCTCCTCTCTGACCGGTTGGCCAG GGACTATGCAGCCATCGTCTTCTTTGCTAACAACCGCTTtgagacagggaagaaaaaaCTGCAGTATCTGAGCTTCGGTGACTTTGCCTTCTGCGCTGAGCTCATGATCCAAAACTGGACCCTTGGAGCCGTCGGTGAGGCCCCCACTGACCCAG ACTCACAGATGGATGACATGGACATGGACTTAGACAAGGAATTTCTCCAGGACTTGAAGGAGCTCAAGGTGCTAGTGGCTGACAAGGACCTTCTGGACCTGCACAAGAG CCTGGTGTGCACTGCTCTCCGGGGAAAGCTGGGCGTCTTCTCTGAGATGGAAGCCAACTTCAAG AACCTGTCCCGGGGGCTGGTGAACGTGGCCGCCAAGCTGACCCACAATAAAGATGTCAGAGACCTGTTTGTGGACCTCGTGGAGAAG TTTGTGGAACCCTGCCGCTCCGACCACTGGCCACTCAGCGACGTGCGGTTCTTCCTGAATCAGTATTCAGTGTCTGTCCACTCCCTCGATGGCTTCCG ACACCAGGCCCTCTGGGACCGCTACATGGGCACCCTCCGTGGCTGCCTCCTGCGCCTGTATCATGACTGA
- the CTSW gene encoding cathepsin W gives MALTAHSSCLLALLVAGLAQGITGSLRAQDLGPQPLELKEAFKLFQIQFNRSYLSPEEHAHRLDIFANNLAQAQRLQEEDLGTAEFGVTPFSDLTEEEFGQLYGYRRAAGGVPSMGREIRSEELEESVPFTCDWRKVAGAISPIKDQKNCNCCWAMAAAGNIETLWRINFWDFVDVSVQELLDCGRCGDGCHGGFVWDAFITVLNNSGLASEKDYPFQGKVRAHRCHPKKYQKVAWIQDFIMLQNNEHRIAQYLATYGPITVTINMKLLQLYRKGVIKATPTTCDPQLVDHSVLLVGFGNVKSEEGIWAETVLSQSQPQPPHPTPYWILKNSWGAQWGEKGYFRLHRGSNTCGITKFPLTARVQKPDMKPRVSCPP, from the exons ATGGCCCTGACTGCccactcctcctgcctcctggcccTGTTGGTGGCAGGCCTAGCCCAAGGCATCACAGGCTCCCTTAGGGCCCAG GACCTAGGTCCCCAGCCGCTAGAGCTGAAAGAGGCCTTCAAGTTGTTCCAGATCCAGTTCAACCGgagttacttgagcccagaag AGCACGCTCACCGCTTGGACATCTTTGCTAACAACCTGGCCCAGGCTCAGAGGCTGCAGGAGGAGGACTTGGGCACAGCTGAGTTTGGGGTGACTCCATTCAGTGACCTCACAG AGGAGGAGTTTGGTCAGCTCTATGGCTATCGGAGGGCAGCTGGAGGGGTCCCCAGCATGGGCAGAGAAATAAGGTCTGAAGAGCTGGAGGAGTCAGTACCTTTCACCTGTGACTGGCGGAAGGTGGCCGGCGCCATCTCACCCATCAAGGACCAG AAAAACTGCAACTGCTGCTGGGCCATGGCAGCGGCAGGCAACATAGAGACGCTGTGGCGCATCAATTTCTGGGATTTCGTGGACGTCTCCGTGCAGG AACTGCTGGACTGTGGCCGCTGTGGGGATGGCTGCCATGGTGGCTTCGTCTGGGACGCATTCATAACTGTCCTCAACAACA GCGGCCTGGCCAGTGAAAAGGACTACCCATTCCAGGGCAAAGTCAGAGCCCACAGGTGCCACCCCAAGAAGTACCAGAAGGTGGCCTGGATCCAGGACTTCATCATGCTGCAGAACAACGAGCACA GAATTGCCCAGTACCTGGCCACTTATGGCCCCATCACCGTGACCATCAACATGAAGCTCCTTCAG CTATACCGGAAAGGTGTGATCAAGGCCACACCCACCACCTGTGACCCCCAGCTTGTGGACCACTCTGTCCTGCTGGTGGGTTTTGGCAACGTCAAGTCAGAGGAGGGGATATGGGCAGAGACAGTCTTATCCcagtctcagcctcagcctccacaccCCACCCCATACTGGATCCTCAAGAACTCCTGGGGGGCCCAATGGGGAGAGAAG GGCTATTTCCGGCTGCACCGAGGGAGCAATACCTGTGGCATCACCAAGTTCCCGCTCACTGCCCGTGTGCAGAAACCGGATATGAAGCCCCGAGTCTCCTGCCCTCCCTGA